A region from the Flavobacterium enshiense genome encodes:
- the nadD gene encoding nicotinate (nicotinamide) nucleotide adenylyltransferase, whose protein sequence is MKIGLYFGTFNPIHIGHLIIANHMAEHSGLDQVWMMVTPHNPHKQKTTLLDDYHRLHMVHLATEDYPKIKPSDIEFKLPQPNYTVNTLAHLQEKYPTHEFCLIMGEDNLNSLHKWKNFEVILQNHDIYVYPRAAAGTIDPQFVSHHKIHTINAPIIELSSTFIREGIKTGKNIQPMLPHKVWEYVEHNLFYKK, encoded by the coding sequence ATGAAAATCGGACTCTATTTCGGAACATTCAACCCTATCCATATAGGACATCTGATTATCGCCAACCATATGGCGGAACATTCCGGTTTGGATCAGGTTTGGATGATGGTGACGCCGCACAATCCACACAAACAAAAGACAACGCTGTTAGACGATTACCATCGTTTGCACATGGTACATCTGGCTACGGAAGACTATCCGAAAATAAAGCCGTCCGACATAGAATTCAAATTGCCCCAGCCTAACTATACGGTAAACACCTTGGCCCATTTACAGGAAAAATATCCCACCCATGAATTTTGCCTGATTATGGGTGAAGACAATCTGAACTCATTGCATAAATGGAAAAATTTTGAAGTGATTCTGCAAAATCACGATATTTATGTTTATCCGAGAGCAGCTGCAGGCACAATCGATCCGCAATTTGTCAGTCATCACAAAATCCATACGATTAATGCGCCAATTATAGAATTATCGTCGACTTTCATCCGTGAAGGCATTAAAACCGGAAAAAATATTCAGCCCATGTTGCCACATAAGGTTTGGGAGTATGTGGAACATAATTTGTTTTATAAAAAATAA
- a CDS encoding iron-containing alcohol dehydrogenase has product MLNFELYNPTNYVFGKEQISKLSDLAPKNTKILLAYGGGSIFKNGIYDQVKAALSGFDIVEFGGIEPNPRYETLMKAVEIIREQNIGFILAVGGGSVIDGVKFISAAVKFEGNPMDILHKRILMKDVSQVIPFGTVLTLPATGSEMNSGSVITINETQEKLSFGGSALFPKFSICDPTVIESLPKRQIQNGVVDAFTHVMEQYLTYSHDALLQDRIAESILQTLVEIGPSVVENPTDYKLASNYMWCATMALNGLLNKGVPTDWATHMIGHELTALYEIDHARTLAIIGPNLYRVMFDTKKEKLAQYGERVFGIQGTSVEEKAKKAIEKTVDFLHAMGMKTKLSENTENYENTADFIANRFEERGWKGLGEQQNITPEKVREIVKMSY; this is encoded by the coding sequence ATGTTAAACTTCGAATTATACAATCCTACTAATTATGTTTTTGGAAAAGAACAGATATCCAAACTCAGCGATTTAGCACCCAAAAACACCAAAATCTTACTGGCTTACGGCGGCGGAAGCATTTTTAAAAACGGAATCTACGATCAGGTAAAAGCGGCACTTTCCGGTTTTGACATAGTCGAATTTGGCGGCATCGAACCGAATCCGCGCTACGAAACCCTGATGAAAGCCGTAGAAATCATCCGCGAACAGAATATAGGATTTATTTTGGCCGTGGGCGGAGGAAGTGTGATTGACGGGGTAAAATTCATCTCGGCTGCCGTAAAATTTGAGGGCAATCCAATGGACATCCTGCACAAACGAATACTGATGAAAGATGTATCGCAGGTTATTCCGTTCGGAACCGTTCTGACACTCCCAGCGACCGGAAGTGAAATGAATTCGGGTTCCGTGATAACCATCAACGAAACGCAGGAAAAACTTTCATTTGGAGGCAGTGCGCTATTCCCTAAATTCTCCATTTGTGACCCAACGGTGATTGAATCGTTACCGAAAAGACAAATCCAAAACGGCGTGGTGGACGCTTTCACCCATGTAATGGAACAGTATTTAACCTATTCGCACGACGCTTTGCTTCAGGACAGGATTGCCGAAAGTATTTTACAGACGTTAGTGGAAATAGGTCCAAGTGTGGTTGAAAACCCAACCGACTACAAATTGGCTTCGAACTATATGTGGTGTGCGACGATGGCATTAAACGGATTACTGAATAAAGGCGTTCCAACCGATTGGGCTACCCACATGATCGGGCATGAATTGACTGCATTATACGAAATCGATCATGCCAGAACATTGGCGATTATTGGTCCGAATCTTTATCGTGTAATGTTCGACACCAAGAAAGAAAAACTGGCACAATACGGTGAACGTGTCTTTGGAATACAGGGAACTTCAGTGGAAGAGAAAGCCAAAAAAGCAATCGAAAAAACAGTTGATTTTCTGCATGCCATGGGAATGAAAACCAAACTTTCTGAAAACACCGAGAATTATGAAAATACTGCCGACTTCATCGCAAACCGATTTGAGGAGCGCGGCTGGAAAGGATTGGGAGAACAACAAAACATCACACCGGAAAAAGTACGCGAAATAGTAAAAATGAGTTACTAA
- a CDS encoding NAD(P)H-dependent glycerol-3-phosphate dehydrogenase — protein MTDNPKFAVIGGGSWATAIAKMLCVNLPEIAWYMRNTYAIEHIKINKHNPNYLSSVEFDTNKLKLTNDINEAVAYADYVIFAIPSAFLKGELEKLTVSLEDKVIFSAIKGIVPETSLIVGEHFHKIYDIPYDNIGVITGPCHAEEVALERLSYLTIACGDDEKAKVMAKNLNSHYIKTKTSDDIIGTEYAAMLKNIYSIAAGIAHGLGYGDNFQALLMSNAIREMKKYIKKVHKMKRNINDSAYLGDLLVTGYSIFSRNRMFGNMIGKGYTVKSAQMEMSMVAEGYYATKSAYKLNEEYKAKTPIINAVYDILYEGKEPKKVFKKLTEKLD, from the coding sequence ATGACTGACAACCCGAAATTTGCGGTAATTGGCGGCGGAAGCTGGGCGACGGCGATTGCAAAGATGCTTTGCGTAAATCTTCCTGAAATCGCCTGGTACATGCGAAACACCTACGCTATTGAACATATCAAAATAAATAAACACAATCCGAATTATTTGAGCTCGGTGGAGTTTGACACCAATAAACTTAAACTTACCAATGACATCAATGAGGCAGTAGCCTATGCGGATTATGTCATTTTCGCGATTCCTTCGGCTTTCTTAAAAGGGGAATTGGAAAAACTGACCGTGAGTTTGGAAGACAAAGTGATCTTTTCAGCCATCAAAGGTATTGTTCCGGAAACAAGTTTAATCGTTGGCGAACATTTTCATAAAATTTATGATATCCCTTATGACAATATCGGAGTTATTACCGGTCCGTGTCACGCTGAAGAGGTTGCCTTGGAACGCCTTTCCTACCTTACCATTGCCTGCGGTGATGATGAAAAAGCGAAGGTGATGGCAAAAAACCTTAACAGTCATTACATCAAAACCAAAACTTCTGATGACATCATCGGTACGGAATATGCCGCCATGCTGAAAAACATCTATTCCATTGCTGCAGGTATTGCCCATGGATTGGGATATGGGGATAATTTCCAGGCTTTGCTGATGAGTAATGCCATCCGTGAGATGAAGAAATACATCAAGAAAGTCCACAAAATGAAACGCAACATCAATGATTCGGCATATTTAGGGGACTTACTGGTAACTGGTTATTCTATCTTTTCCCGTAACCGTATGTTCGGAAATATGATTGGAAAAGGCTACACCGTTAAATCAGCACAAATGGAAATGAGCATGGTGGCCGAAGGGTATTATGCTACCAAAAGTGCTTACAAACTTAATGAAGAATACAAAGCCAAAACACCTATCATTAATGCCGTTTACGACATCTTGTATGAAGGAAAAGAACCTAAAAAGGTTTTCAAGAAATTAACCGAGAAGCTGGATTAA
- a CDS encoding TerC/Alx family metal homeostasis membrane protein produces the protein MDNLIDHPVILTVFTVVILAMLLLDLGVFKKDPHAISSREAFIASTIWISLAMGFSGVIYHYMGVEKFAQFQSAYWIEKALSVDNLFVFIMVFGFFNVQRELHHKVLFWGILGALVFRAIFIFTGVELINMTYLPEMHIFGYLVKINVILSVFGFFLIYAGIKSWFSEHDEGDKDFTKSPGARLVHRFFPVSENYDGGKFFTVENGVKMATPLLVVVAVIEFTDLIFAVDSIPAIFAIAPNDPFILYTSNIFAILGLRALYFLLANFMYMFSRLKYGLALILAFIGVKMIIAPFYHISSPVSLLIVGTVLALSVLTSLLFPVKE, from the coding sequence ATAGACAATTTGATCGATCACCCGGTAATTCTAACAGTATTTACAGTGGTAATTCTAGCTATGTTGCTGTTGGATTTAGGTGTTTTCAAAAAAGACCCTCATGCCATCAGCAGTCGTGAGGCATTTATAGCATCAACAATTTGGATTTCGCTTGCGATGGGTTTCAGCGGAGTGATTTATCATTACATGGGGGTAGAAAAGTTTGCGCAGTTCCAATCTGCCTATTGGATTGAAAAAGCCCTTTCGGTAGACAACCTTTTCGTTTTCATCATGGTTTTCGGGTTCTTCAACGTACAACGGGAACTCCACCACAAAGTACTTTTCTGGGGAATTCTTGGTGCCTTAGTCTTTCGTGCAATCTTTATTTTTACGGGTGTCGAACTTATTAACATGACCTACCTGCCGGAAATGCACATCTTCGGATATCTGGTAAAAATCAACGTCATTCTTTCTGTTTTCGGATTCTTCCTTATTTATGCCGGAATAAAATCCTGGTTTTCAGAACATGATGAAGGCGACAAAGATTTTACCAAAAGCCCGGGAGCTCGTTTGGTACACCGTTTTTTCCCCGTGAGCGAAAACTATGATGGCGGAAAATTCTTTACTGTAGAAAATGGTGTAAAAATGGCTACACCCTTATTGGTCGTGGTAGCTGTAATCGAGTTTACCGATTTAATTTTTGCAGTAGACAGTATCCCCGCCATTTTTGCGATTGCCCCGAACGATCCTTTCATCCTTTACACCTCTAACATCTTCGCAATTCTAGGCCTTAGAGCACTTTATTTCCTCTTAGCTAACTTCATGTATATGTTCAGCCGTTTGAAGTACGGATTAGCCCTTATTTTGGCTTTTATCGGAGTAAAAATGATTATTGCTCCTTTCTACCATATTTCATCACCGGTTTCTCTACTGATCGTGGGTACGGTTTTGGCACTTTCGGTTCTTACTTCGCTATTATTCCCGGTTAAAGAATAA
- a CDS encoding GH92 family glycosyl hydrolase codes for MRKTAFLFITALLSVSAFSQNKNYAQYVNPFIGTGGHGHTFPGATMPFGMVQLSPDTRIEGSWDGCGGYHYSDNIIYGFSHTHLNGVGVSDFGDIMLMPTMGEPSLDNKIYSSSFSHANEKAKAGFYAVKLDKHNIDVRLTASTRVGFHEYTFSKDGRANIILDLNHRDKLLQGEVKIIDNKTIEILRRSEAWARDQYVFARIEFNVPMKVSNSKNSKLFSDNQADKYLALSFSKPVKKGEKILVKVALSPTGYEGAKLNMSEIKHWDFEKAKKDAEVLWNKELSKIEVTSSNSDKLAIFYTALYHTMMQPNIAEDIDGKYRGRDNKIHIADNFDYYTVFSLWDTFRGAHPLYTLIDKKRTSDYINTFIKQYEQGGRLPVWELASNETDCMIGYHSVSVIADAMVKGIKGFDYEKAFEAAKHSAMLDHLGLEAYKKNGFISIDDEHESVSKTLEYAYDDWCIAQMAYLLNKPDDYNYFMKRSQNWKNLFDKETGFMRPKKNGGWDKPFEPREVNNNFTEGNSWQYSFFVPQDISRLIEAHGGKEKFEAKLDELFSAPSVTTGREQADITGLIGQYAHGNEPSHHMAYLYNYVGKPEKTKEKVHYILNEFYKNAPDGLIGNEDCGQMSAWYVLSSMGIYAVTPGSNEWDLTEQYFDNIKVNFEDRPAEFIKKDSKTNFLPQFSMEKDEKSQMVFSKMVVVPVIQSDSKAFKDKLKVSIESNSGNKTYYSFSDKGDFKEYTQPFEIDKTTSVFAYCLNSIGEKSSIVSATFFKKPNDYTVDIKSKYSAQYHAGGPQGLLDGVLGNENWRKGDWQGYQGQDFEAVIDLKKVTNLHELSGRFLQDTRAWIVMPTKVEYYISNDNVSFELVGAVSNTVAVDNYNEQIKGFALNLKESKARYVKVKAYNLGRLPEWHQGAGGDAYIFVDEITVK; via the coding sequence ATGAGAAAAACAGCTTTTCTATTTATTACAGCATTACTTTCTGTAAGCGCTTTTTCGCAAAATAAAAATTATGCACAATATGTAAATCCGTTTATTGGTACGGGAGGTCATGGGCACACATTTCCAGGAGCTACAATGCCTTTCGGGATGGTGCAATTATCGCCAGATACCCGAATTGAAGGTAGTTGGGACGGTTGTGGCGGTTATCATTATTCGGATAATATCATTTACGGTTTTTCCCATACGCATCTCAATGGCGTGGGGGTTTCAGATTTTGGCGATATAATGCTGATGCCAACGATGGGCGAACCTTCATTGGATAATAAAATCTATTCTTCCTCTTTTTCGCATGCCAATGAAAAAGCTAAAGCCGGATTTTATGCTGTGAAATTGGACAAGCATAATATTGACGTAAGACTGACGGCTTCCACAAGAGTAGGTTTTCATGAATATACTTTCAGCAAGGATGGCCGGGCTAATATCATTCTGGATTTAAATCACCGCGATAAGCTTTTGCAGGGCGAGGTTAAAATTATCGATAACAAAACCATCGAAATTCTCCGCAGAAGCGAAGCCTGGGCGCGCGATCAGTACGTTTTTGCCCGTATCGAGTTCAATGTTCCGATGAAAGTAAGCAACTCTAAAAACAGTAAGCTTTTTTCTGATAATCAAGCTGATAAATATTTGGCGTTGAGTTTTTCCAAACCTGTAAAAAAAGGTGAAAAGATTTTAGTGAAAGTGGCGTTATCACCCACTGGTTATGAAGGCGCCAAACTGAACATGTCCGAAATCAAACACTGGGATTTTGAAAAAGCCAAAAAAGATGCTGAAGTGCTTTGGAATAAAGAACTGTCCAAAATCGAAGTGACTTCTTCAAACAGTGACAAGCTAGCCATTTTCTATACGGCTTTGTATCACACGATGATGCAGCCTAACATTGCTGAGGATATCGACGGAAAATATCGCGGACGTGATAACAAAATTCATATCGCGGATAACTTCGATTATTACACGGTTTTCTCGCTTTGGGATACTTTCCGTGGGGCACATCCGTTGTATACTCTTATTGATAAAAAACGTACTTCCGATTACATCAATACATTTATTAAACAATACGAACAGGGTGGAAGGCTTCCGGTTTGGGAACTGGCTTCAAATGAAACGGATTGTATGATAGGCTACCATTCTGTTTCGGTTATTGCTGATGCGATGGTAAAAGGAATCAAAGGATTCGATTACGAAAAAGCATTTGAAGCAGCTAAACATTCTGCTATGTTGGATCATTTGGGATTGGAAGCTTATAAGAAAAACGGTTTCATTTCCATTGACGACGAACACGAAAGTGTTTCAAAAACACTAGAATATGCATACGACGACTGGTGTATTGCTCAAATGGCTTATTTGCTGAACAAACCGGATGATTATAACTATTTCATGAAGCGTTCGCAAAACTGGAAAAACCTTTTCGACAAGGAAACAGGTTTCATGCGTCCGAAGAAAAACGGCGGTTGGGACAAGCCTTTTGAGCCGCGTGAAGTAAATAATAATTTTACGGAAGGGAATTCATGGCAGTATTCGTTTTTTGTGCCACAGGATATTTCGAGGCTTATCGAGGCTCATGGCGGAAAAGAAAAATTTGAAGCAAAACTGGACGAATTATTTTCTGCTCCCTCAGTGACGACAGGTCGTGAACAGGCTGATATTACTGGTTTGATAGGGCAGTATGCGCATGGGAACGAACCAAGTCATCATATGGCCTATTTATACAATTACGTGGGTAAACCGGAAAAGACAAAGGAAAAAGTACATTATATCTTAAATGAATTCTATAAAAATGCACCGGACGGATTGATTGGAAATGAAGATTGCGGACAGATGAGCGCTTGGTATGTGTTGAGTTCGATGGGGATCTATGCTGTGACACCGGGAAGTAATGAATGGGATTTAACCGAGCAATATTTTGATAATATAAAGGTCAACTTTGAAGACCGACCGGCTGAATTTATCAAAAAAGATTCCAAGACTAATTTTTTGCCACAGTTTTCTATGGAGAAAGATGAGAAATCACAAATGGTTTTCTCAAAAATGGTTGTTGTTCCAGTAATCCAATCCGATAGCAAAGCGTTTAAAGATAAACTGAAAGTCAGCATTGAATCAAATTCGGGCAATAAGACGTATTATTCGTTTTCTGATAAGGGAGATTTCAAAGAATATACACAGCCCTTCGAAATTGATAAAACAACTTCCGTTTTTGCGTATTGTCTGAACAGTATCGGAGAGAAAAGTAGTATCGTTAGCGCGACGTTCTTTAAAAAACCAAACGATTATACTGTCGACATCAAATCGAAATATTCGGCTCAATACCATGCCGGAGGGCCACAAGGTTTATTGGACGGTGTATTGGGTAACGAAAACTGGCGTAAAGGAGATTGGCAAGGCTATCAGGGGCAGGATTTCGAGGCAGTTATTGATCTGAAAAAGGTAACGAATTTACATGAGCTGTCGGGTCGCTTTTTGCAGGATACCCGTGCTTGGATTGTGATGCCGACCAAAGTGGAATATTATATTTCCAATGACAATGTGAGTTTTGAATTAGTCGGTGCGGTTTCCAATACTGTTGCGGTTGATAATTATAACGAACAGATCAAAGGTTTTGCCTTAAATTTAAAAGAAAGTAAAGCAAGATACGTTAAAGTGAAGGCCTATAACTTAGGTAGATTACCGGAATGGCATCAGGGAGCTGGCGGAGATGCTTATATTTTTGTGGATGAGATAACCGTGAAATAG